From the genome of Miscanthus floridulus cultivar M001 chromosome 10, ASM1932011v1, whole genome shotgun sequence, one region includes:
- the LOC136487676 gene encoding AT-hook motif nuclear-localized protein 7-like: MQMEGTEGIAVAGGGHESGGHGMFRAAADIAMAEAQEEAAKGYQSSPSTSPTPSPPPPAAAAGHAEDAAATPLAWSLGGDKSSGAAGDNGMQTAGQSEHPASLSSGRRRGRPRGSGRRQILATLGEWYALSAGGSFTPHVIIVGTGEDVAARIMSFSQKGPRSVCILSANGTISNVTLRQPGASGSTFTYEGRFEILQLMGSFTMAEEGRRRTGGLSVSLAGPDGRVVGGVVAGMLRAASPIQVIVGSFLPNSLKQHQRRMSMQQQPSPVPPALPAPVAPPPVLTAATPISQAGPGNGFHAPPPSAAPPQPHANAMNLNTGFTMVGWPASSPQPLAYRASPDINVSLTPQE, from the exons ATGCAGATGGAGGGAACGGAGGGTATTGCAGTGGCCGGAGGTGGCCATGAATCCGGGGGCCATGGCATGTTCAGAGCAGCAGCAGACATCGCCATGGCAGAGGCGCAAGAAGAGGCAGCGAAGGGGTACCAGTCCTCTCCGTCGACGTCCcccacgccgtcgccgccgccaccggctgCGGCTGCTGGCCACgccgaggacgccgccgcgacTCCACTTGCCTGGAGCTTGGGCGGCGACAAGTCGAGTGGGGCCGCGGGGGACAACGGCATGCAGACGGCCGGGCAGAGCGAGCACCCCGCCAGCCTCAGCTCCGGGCGCCGCCGCGGCCGGCCGCGCGGCTCCGGGAGGCGCCAGATCCTAGCCACTCTAG GTGAATGGTACGCGCTATCAGCTGGTGGGAGCTTCACCCCTCATGTCATCATCGTGGGTACTGGGGAG GATGTGGCGGCGCGCATTATGTCGTTTTCTCAGAAAGGTCCACGCTCGGTTTGCATCCTCTCTGCCAACGGGACAATCTCTAATGTAACACTGAGGCAGCCGGGTGCATCTGGTAGCACCTTCACCTATGAG GGCCGTTTCGAGATTCTGCAGCTGATGGGCTCCTTCACAATGGCTGAGGAAGGTCGGAGGAGAACCGGTGGTCTCAGTGTTTCTCTTGCTGGCCCTGATGGCCGTGTTGTTGGCGGCGTAGTGGCTGGGATGCTGCGTGCTGCAAGTCCTATACAG GTGATCGTTGGAAGCTTCCTGCCCAACAGCCTGAAGCAGCATCAGAGGAGGATGAGCATGCAGCAGCAACCCTCCCCCGTTCCACCAGCATTACCAGCACCTGTGGCGCCCCCACCAGTGCTCACCGCAGCCACACCGATCTCTCAGGCAGGTCCCGGGAACGGGTTCCATGCACCGCCGCCCTCGGCCGCACCTCCCCAGCCCCATGCCAACGCCATGAACCTGAACACGGGCTTCACCATGGTTGGCTGGCCTGCAAGCTCGCCGCAGCCCTTGGCGTACAGGGCTTCACCTGACATCAACGTCAGCTTGACTCCCCAGGAGTAG